Proteins encoded within one genomic window of Hermetia illucens chromosome 2, iHerIll2.2.curated.20191125, whole genome shotgun sequence:
- the LOC119649661 gene encoding teneurin-m isoform X1, with translation MNAYEFETTLECRDNNGILPGVVHPRNHHYRGAPMTGRPSPSLSSGVPGPAGRGGIGSSSGGCLLDGVTPSAPPDVPPRNPTMNRMNGRGNPNDLNVDFEPSCLVRTPSGNVYIPSGNLNINKGSPVDYKSGSACSTPTKETLKGYDRNCIGPVLPPRSVMGSMPSHHHYSAPMNFRKGILAHCSSRCIAIVSISIVILLIVLFLLLTVFGVLVWSPASPCTVIVEDDAQISAARSTNSISNRFSNTSLHQKAGQNSVESTSSTVISSSTTSSSGVTNNRGGNKLLPKKRAKRFRRSLRDQHVTTTDESFTLSVTTDPDLLSSFPSSSTIDESVTNTFTTNLITNDMEGSTLEYESQDTLTYPASNTVTSKSSHTDSFFESNKAKKESNSIFPYYENGELDIVNLNDTSNHSISNYYQYASINHSKPSELEVKTLMPPSSQKHIKSKFESESEKVDSAIDINQTKPPDRLLNTIDLTPHHSGKRILVNVSIATDSGSGSNSHALYFFHVSVPDTESDAIKRTENKSEKEHVCPSEAPPPIPQCPCECERTKTTPKSIGPNYESVLSTQLPNKASNNDPHVTDSEFSTKTSPDRENTVCSEAPILILEGARTFPARSFPPDGTTFGQITLGQKLTKEIQPYSYWNMQFYQSEPAYVKFDYSIPRGASIGVYGRRNALPTHTQYHFKEVLSGFNARTQRSTHPSVVREVTRFLESGHWFISLYNDDGDAQEVTFYAAIAEDMTQNCPNGCSGNGQCLLGHCQCNPGFGGDDCSESVCPVLCSQHGEYINGECICNPGWKGKECSLRHDECEVADCSGHGHCKSGNCQCLRGFKGNFCEEVDCPHPTCSGHGFCANGTCICKKGWKGPDCGTMDQDALQCLPDCSTHGSFDLDKQICMCESRWTGDDCSKELCDLDCGQHGKCLGETCTCDNGWGGEYCNTKLCDARCNEHGQCKNGTCLCVTGWNGKHCTIEGCPNGCLNHGQCRVSGEGQWECRCYEGWDGPDCGIAVELSCGDNKDNDKDGLVDCEDPECCASHVCKSTQLCVSAPKPIDVLLRKQPPAITASFFERMKFLIDESSLQNYAKLETFNESVFWNYFNASRSAVIRGRVVTSLGMGLVGVRVSTATPLEGFTLTRDDGWFDLMVNGGGAVTLRFGRSPFRPQTRIVQVPWNEVVIIDVVSMSTAENNYTQSITHTCFSHDYDTMKPVVLASWKHGFQGACPDRSAILAESQVVQESIQIPGAGLNLVYHSSRAAGYLSTIKLQLTPDQVPKTLHLIHLRITIEGILFERVFEADPGIKFTYAWNRLNIYRQRVYGVTTAVVKVGYQYSDCQDIIWDVQTTKLSGHDMSISEIGGWNLDIHHRYNFHEGILQKGDGSNIYLKHKPRVIITTMGDGHQRPLECSDCNGVASKQRLLAPVALASSADGSLYVGDFNYIRRIMTDGTVKTVVKLNATRVSYRYHMALSPLDGTLYISDPESHQIIRVRDKDDFTDPEHNWEPIVGSGERCLPGDEAHCGDGAQARDAKLSYPKGIAITSDNTLYFADGTNIRMVDRDGIVTTLIGNHMHKSHWKPIPCEGTLKLEEMHLRWPTELAVNPLDDTLHIIDDHMILRMTPDGRVRIVSGRPLHCATGSVNFDNDLATHATLVMPQSIAFGPMGDLYVAESDSQRINRIRVIGTDGKIVLFAGAESKCNCLERGCDCFEADHYLATNAKFNTIAALSVTPDGYVHVADQANYRIRSVMSSIPEAGPSREYEIYAPDSQEIYVFNRFGQHIATRNILTGEVTYTFTYNVNTSNGKLSTVTDAAQNKIFLLRDYTSQVNSIENTKGQKCRLRMTRMKMLHELNTPENYNVTFEYHGPTGLLKTKIDSTGRSNVYNYDEFGRLTSAVTPTGRVIDLSFDLSIKGATIKILENSQKEVSMLIQGSSVVVQNGEALTKTIVDADGGTTSITPWSHSVQMEVVPYTILSEISPMIGESYPVPAKQRTEIGGDLANRFEWRYFSRRSQAGKGNKAQRMSGSSTQVGRKLRVNGENILTFEYDRDTSSVSIYVEDKQELLNVTYDRTARPVSFKPQSGEYAPVELEFDRFGRLVSWKWGNLEETYIFDRSGRLNEIKYGDGSSTIYSFKDMIGTLPLKITTPRRSDYLLQYDDTGALQSLTTPRGHIHSFSLQTSLGFFKYQYYSPLNRHPFEILYNDEGQILAKIHPHQSGKVVFVYDNAGRLETILAGLSSTRYVYQETSGLTKSVEVQEPGFELRRDFKYHAGILKDEKLRFGSKNSLASAHFKYQYDGNARLNAIEVEVYEKILPVMRFKYNQNLGNLEAINDFKISRNAFNRTVVQDSAKQFFIITDFDEHGRVKSVLMNIKSFDVFRLELDYDLRNRIKSHKTTFGRSTSYDKINYNADGHVMEVIGTNNWKYIYDENGNIVGSMDEGDKVNFGYDIGDRVIQVGEVELYNYDSRGFVIRRGEQKYRYNNRGQLIHAFERDKFQIWYYYDDKARLVAWHDDKGNITQYYYTNPNTPSLVTHLHYPKSGETMRFVYDDRQMLIAIETADQRYYVATDQNGSPLAFFDVSGSIVKEIKRSPFGKIIKDSNPDLYVPVDFHGGILDPNSRLVYLERRLYDPTVGQWLTPLWEILATEMILPSDVFIYRFHNNDPVNPKEPFNYMIDIESWLRLFGFDIRKIQSSKYRQEQQQYKPQSTIKSSFLAPDFGVMSGLQCIVEKIDEKFSDFDFIPKPLLKMEPKTRNLLPRIAYRRGVFGEGVLISKIGERAMVSVVDGSNSVVQDVVSSVFNNSFFLDIHFSIHDQDVFYFIKDNVLKLRDDMEELRRLGGMFNISAHEVSDHGGAEAKELRLHGPDVVVIIKYGVDPEQEKHRILKHAHKRAVERAWELEKQLVAAGYQGRGDWTEEEKEELISHGDVDGWIGVDIHSIHKYPQLADDPGNIAFQRDAKRKRRKTGFHKVRRYAIT, from the exons GTTGTCTCCTTGACGGAGTTACACCATCCGCTCCACCGGATGTTCCACCCAGAAATCCAACAATGAATCGTATGAATGGTCGGGGTAATCCAAATGATTTAAATGTCGATTTTGAACCGTCTTGTTTAGTTAGAACACCGTCTGGAAACGTTTATATTCCAAGTGGTAATTTAA ATATTAATAAGGGATCTCCTGTAGATTACAAAAGTGGATCGGCGTGTTCAACGCCTACGAAGGAAACGTTAAAAGGTTACGACAGAAATTGTATTGGTCCTGTTTTACCCCCGAGAAGTGTTATGGGGAGTATGCCATCGCATCATCATTATTCAGCTCCAATGAATTTCCGGAAGGGAATACTAGCACACTGTTCATCAAGATGCATTGCTATTGTTTCAATATCTATTGTAATTCTGCTTATagtgttatttttattattaacag TTTTTGGTGTGTTAGTTTGGTCTCCAGCGAGCCCATGTACAGTTATTGTAGAAGATGATGCTCAAATATCAGCAGCTCGGAgtacaaattcaatttcaaatcgtTTTTCAAATACATCACTACATCAGAAAGCCGGACAAAATTCTGTGGAGTCGACATCATCGACAGTAATATCATCATCGACAACATCATCATCAGGTGTAACGAATAATCGTGGAGGTAATAAACTCTTGCCTAAAAAACGTGCCAAACGATTCCGAAGAAGTTTACGAGATCAGCATGTGACTACTACTGACGAATCTTTTACATTATCCGTAACAACGGATCCTGATTTACTAAGTTCTTTTCCTAGCTCGTCTACTATCGACGAATCTGTAACTAACACATTTACCACTAATCTCATTACTAATGATATGGAAGGAAGTACACTTGAATATGAAAGTCAAGATACGTTGACATATCCAGCGTCAAATACTGTCACCAGTAAATCTTCCCACACCGATTCGTTTTTTGAAAGTAATAAGGCGAAGAAAGAATCGAACAGTATTTTCCCGTATTACGAAAATGGTGAATTAGATATTGTCAACCTTAATGATACTTCAAACCATTCCATATCGAATTACTACCAGTACGCTTCTATCAATCACAGTAAACCTAGTGAACTTGAGGTGAAAACTCTGATGCCACCTTCAAGTCAAAAACATATAAAGTCGAAATTCGAAAGCGAAAGTGAAAAGGTAGATTCAGCTATTGATATCAATCAAACAAAGCCACCCGATAGATTGCTGAACACGATTGATCTAACGCCACATCATAGTGGAAAGCGAATTCTCGTGAATGTTTCCATTGCTACAGATTCAGGTTCTGGTTCAAATAGCCACGCTTTGTACTTTTTCCATGTATCTGTCCCGGATACCGAATCAGATGCAATCAAAAGAACAGAAAATAAATCGGAAAAAGAACATGTTTGCCCAAGTGAAGCTCCTCCGCCTATACCCCAATGTCCTTGCGAATGTGAAAGAACAAAAACAACACCGAAAAGCATTGGTCCAAATTATGAGTCTGTTTTGAGCACACAGCTGCCGAACAAAGCATCTAATAATGATCCGCATGTCACAGATAGTGAATTTTCTACGAAAACTTCCCCAGACAGAGAAAATACCGTCTGTTCAGAAGCACCAATATTGATATTAGAAG GTGCTAGAACATTTCCTGCACGTAGTTTTCCACCGGATGGAACAACGTTTGGACAAATAACACTCGGTCAAAAACTGACCAAGGAAATTCAACCTTACAGCTACTGGAATATGCAATTTTATCAGTCAGAACCGGCCTATGTAAAATTCGACTATAGTATACCGCGCGGTGCTTCAATTGGTGTGTATGGACGTAGGAACGCCCTGCCAACCCACACCCAGTATCATTTCAAGGAAGTGCTGAGTGGATTCAATGCCAGAACACAACGTTCCACCCAT CCGTCAGTTGTTCGAGAAGTGACACGTTTTCTGGAATCAGGACACTGGTTTATATCGCTGTACAATGACGATGGAGACGCACAAGAAGTGACATTTTACGCTGCCATTGCCGAAGATATGACACAGAATTGTCCAAATGGTTGTTCCGGAAATGGGCAATGTTTATTGGGGCACTGTCAATGCAATCCCGGATTCGGGGGTGATGACTGCAGCGAAAGCGTTTGCCCGGTCTTATGTTCGCAGCATGGAGAATATATTAATGGTGAATGCATATGCAATCCGGGATGGAAAGGCAAGGAGTGCTCATTGCGTCATGATGAATGTGAAGTTGCAGATTGTAGCGGCCACGGACACTGTAAGAGTGGAAATTGCCAATGCTTGCGGGGCTTCAAAGGGAATTTTTGTGAAGAAG ttgacTGCCCGCATCCAACGTGCTCAGGTCACGGTTTCTGTGCAAACGGTACATGCATCTGTAAGAAGGGATGGAAAGGACCTGATTGCGGTACAATGGATCAGGACGCCTTACAATGCCTACCGGACTGTTCGACACATGGAAGCTTTGATCTTGATAAACAAATTTGCATGTGCGAATCAAGGTGGACTGGTGACGATTGTTCGAAAGAGTTATGCGATTTAGACTGCGGACAGCATGGAAAATGTCTCGGAGAGACGTGCACTTGTGATAATGGATGGGGTGGAGAATATTGTAACACGAAATTATGCGATGCACGTTGTAATGAGCACGGACAATGTAAAAATGGCACATGTCTGTGTGTTACGGGCTGGAATGGAAAACATTGTACCATAGAAGGTTGTCCAAATGGTTGTTTGAATCATGGCCAATGTCGGGTTAGCGGTGAAGGTCAGTGGGAGTGTAGATGCTATGAAGGATGGGATGGACCTGATTGCGGAATTGCCGTGGAGCTAAGCTGTGGAGATAATAAGGACAATGATAAAG ACGGGTTAGTCGACTGCGAAGATCCTGAATGCTGTGCAAGTCATGTTTGTAAATCGACGCAATTATGcgtgtcagcaccaaaacccatCGATGTGCTGTTGCGCAAACAACCGCCTGCCATAACAGCATCATTTTTCGAACGAATGAAATTTTTAATCGATGAAAGCAGTCTACAGAATTATGCGAAATTGGAGACATTTAATGAAAG CGTATTTTGGAATTATTTCAATGCAAG TCGATCGGCAGTTATACGTGGACGTGTAGTCACATCGCTAGGTATGGGCTTAGTGGGAGTACGTGTAAGTACAGCCACTCCACTGGAAGGATTCACTCTTACACGCGATGACGGTTGGTTTGATCTGATGGTAAATGGAGGCGGAGCTGTTACTTTACGATTCGGAAGATCACCTTTCCGTCCACAAACAAGAATTGTTCAAGTCCCATGGAATGAAGTTGTCATCATAGATGTAGTGTCAATGTCAACAGCCGAAAACAATTACACACAATCTATCACGCATACATGCTTCTCACATGACTATGATACTATGAAACCAGTTGTTTTGGCGTCGTGGAAACACGGTTTTCAAGGAGCTTGCCCGGATCGTAGTGCTATTTTGGCTGAATCTCAAGTTGTTCAAGAGTCAATTCAAATTCCGGGTGCTGGGTTAAATCTAGTTTATCATAGTTCTCGTGCAGCAGGATATCTATCTACAATCAAGTTGCAGTTAACTCCTGATCAGGTACCCAAAACTTTACACTTGATTCATTTGCGTATCACAATTGAGGGCATTCTATTTGAAAGAGTTTTTGAAGCAGATCCAGGAATCAAATTTACTTATGCCTGGAATAGATTAAATATTTATCGCCAACGAGTTTACGGCGTAACAACGGCAGTCGTTAAGGTCGGATACCAATATTCCGATTGTCAGGATATCATCTGGGATGTACAAACAACGAAGTTGAGTGGACACGATATGAGTATTTCGGAAATTGGTGGGTGGAATTTAGACATTCACCACCGTTATAACTTTCATGAGGGTATTTTGCAAAAGGGCGATGGTTCTAATATTTATCTGAAGCATAAACCAAGAGTTATAATTACCACTATGGGAGACGGACATCAGCGACCATTAGAATGCTCAGATTGTAATGGGGTTGCTTCAAAGCAGAGGTTGCTAGCTCCAGTAGCGTTGGCATCGTCTGCGGACGGAAGCCTTTATGTTGGCGATTTTAATTACATTCGCCGCATAATGACGGACGGTACGGTAAAGACAGTTGTGAAACTAAATGCGACTAGAGTATCATATCGCTATCATATGGCCTTAAGCCCGTTAGATGGTACCCTGTATATATCTGATCCAGAATCACATCAAATCATCCGGGTTCGTGATAAAGATGATTTTACAGACCCCGAGCATAATTGGGAGCCAATAGTGGGCTCTGGAGAAAGGTGTctacctggagatgaagctcaTTGTGGAGACGGGGCACAAGCACGCGATGCAAAACTTTCATATCCGAAAGGTATAGCAATTACCAGCGACAATACTCTGTATTTCGCTGATGGAACTAACATTCGGATGGTCGATCGTGATGGCATTGTAACTACACTTATTGGGAATCATATGCATAAATCGCACTGGAAACCCATTCCATGTGAAGGAACCCTGAAATTAGAGGAGATGCATTTACGTTGGCCCACAGAGTTAGCTGTTAATCCTTTAGATGATACATTGCATATTATAGACGATCATATGATTTTAAGAATGACTCCAGATGGCAGGGTACGAATTGTATCGGGACGGCCGCTGCATTGTGCAACTGGTTCCGTGAACTTTGATAACGACTTGGCTACTCATGCCACACTTGTTATGCCACAGAGTATTGCGTTTGGTCCAATGGGCGATCTGTACGTAGCAGAAAGTGATTCTCAGCGTATAAATAGAATCAGAGTTATTGGCACTGATGGTAAGATAGTTCTCTTTGCTGGAGCCGAGTCAAAATGCAACTGTTTGGAACGAGGATGTGACTGCTTCGAAGCTGATCATTATTTGGCAACAAACGCCAAATTCAATACAATCGCTGCTTTGTCTGTTACACCAGATGGTTATGTGCACGTGGCAGATCAAGCCAACTATCGCATTCGTTCAGTAATGTCAAGCATTCCAGAAGCAGGTCCTTCAAGAGAATATGAAATATATGCTCCAGACTCGCAAGAAATTTATGTCTTCAATCGATTCGGGCAACATATAGCTACCAGAAATATTTTAACTGGTGAAGTAACTTATACATTCACCTATAACGTCAATACATCCAATGGGAAATTAAGCACCGTAACAGATGCAGCTCAGAACAAAATATTCTTACTACGGGATTATACGTCGCAAGTAAACTCTATTGAAAATACGAAGGGACAAAAGTGTAGACTCAGAATGACCAGAATGAAAATGTTGCATGAGTTAAACACTCCTGAAAATTACAATGTAACTTTTGAATATCATGGCCCAACAGGtctgttgaaaacaaaaatagaCTCAACGGGACGATCGAACGTTTACAACTACGATGAATTCGGTAGACTCACTTCAGCCGTCACTCCTACAGGACGTGTCATTGACTTATCTTTTGATCTGAGCATCAAAGGAGCAACTatcaaaattctggaaaattcaCAGAAGGAAGTTTCTATGTTGATACAGGGATCGAGTGTAGTTGTGCAGAATGGAGAAGCTCTAACAAAAACCATTGTAGATGCAGACGGTGGCACTACCAGCATCACACCGTGGAGTCACTCAGTACAAATGGAAGTTGTACCATATACAATTCTCTCCGAAATCAGCCCGATGATAGGAGAAAGTTATCCTGTCCCAGCAAAGCAACGAACAGAAATTGGAGGGGACCTGGCGAATCGTTTTGAATGGCGTTACTTTTCTCGAAGATCGCAAGCAGGAAAAGGGAATAAAGCTCAACGAATGAGTGGCTCATCGACTCAAGTTGGACGAAAACTACGTGTAAATGGTGAAAACATCTTAACATTTGAATACGATCGTGATACATCGTCAGTTTCCATTTATGTTGAAGATAAACAAGAATTGTTGAATGTCACTTACGATCGCACGGCACGACCGGTTTCATTCAAACCACAATCCGGTGAATATGCTCCAGTCGAATTGGAGTTTGATCGTTTCGGGCGGCTTGTTTCTTGGAAGTGGGGAAATCTAGAGGAAACATATATTTTTGATCGTTCAGGCCGTCTTAATGAAATTAAATACGGCGATGGCTCTTCTACGATTTATTCTTTCAAAGATATGATTGGCACCTTGCCACTGAAAATCACAACTCCTCGCAGATCTGATTATTTGTTGCAGTATGATGACACTGGAGCTTTACAATCACTAACTACACCCAGAGGACATATTCACTCATTTTCGCTTCAAACATCTTTGGGCTTCTTCAAATATCAGTATTACTCACCATTAAATCGTCATCCATTCGAAATTCTTTACAATGACGAAGGTCAGATTCTTGCAAAGATCCATCCCCACCAATCGGGCAAAGTGGTTTTCGTGTATGACAATGCTGGCAGATTGGAGACAATTTTAGCAGGGTTATCTTCGACCCGTTACGTCTATCAGGAAACCTCTGGCTTGACTAAGAGTGTAGAGGTCCAAGAACCCGGATTTGAACTTCGCCGTGATTTCAAATATCATGCTGGTATTCTGAAAGATGAAAAACTACGCTTTGGATCGAAGAACTCCTTAGCTTCAGCTCACTTTAAATACCAGTATGATGGCAATGCCCGGCTTAACGCTATTGAAGTTGAAGTATATGAGAAGATACTACCAGTGATGCGCTTCAAATACAACCAGAATTTAGGCAATTTGGAAGCGATtaatgatttcaaaatttcaagaaatGCATTCAACCGGACCGTCGTTCAAGACTCTGCGAAACAATTCTTTATTATCACTGATTTCGATGAGCATGGCAGAGTTAAAAGTGTGTTGATGAACATAAAATCGTTTGATGTTTTTCGGCTCGAGCTCGATTATGATTTAAGAAACCGTATAAAATCACATAAAACAACTTTTGGTCGATCCACCTCATATGATAAAATCAACTACAATGCGGATGGACATGTGATGGAAGTAATTGGGACAAACAATTGGAAGTATATTTATGATGAGAATGGGAATATCGTAGGATCGATGGATGAAGGGGACAAGGTCAACTTTGGGTACGATATTGGCGATCGTGTAATTCAAGTGGGCGAAGTGGAACTCTATAATTATGACTCACGAGGATTTGTTATTCGTAGAGGCGAACAGAAATATAGGTATAATAACCGAGGACAGTTAATTCATGCGTTTGAGAGAGATAAATTCCAAATTTGGTATTATTATGATGATAAGGCTCGCCTGGTTGCATGGCATGATGATAAAGGAAATATAACGCAATATTACTACACCAACCCAAATACGCCGTCGCTTGTAACACATCTCCATTATCCGAAGTCCGGAGAAACGATGAGATTCGTTTATGATGATCGGCAAATGCTTATAGCAATTGAAACGGCTGATCAAAGATACTACGTAGCAACAGATCAAAATGGCAGTCCTCTAGCCTTCTTCGATGTTAGTGGAAGTATAGTGAAAGAGATAAAGCGGTCACCGTTCggtaaaataataaaagatagCAATCCCGACCTTTACGTGCCTGTGGATTTCCATGGTGGAATATTGGATCCAAATTCTAGGCTAGTCTATCTAGAAAGAAGATTATACGATCCAACAGTTGGACAATGGTTGACGCCGCTTTGGGAAATTCTGGCAACAGAAATGATTCTCCCTTCAGACGTATTCATCTATCGTTTCCATAACAATGACCCTGTTAATCCCAAAGAACCGTTTAATTATATGATTGACATCGAATCTTGGCTGCGATTATTTGGATTCGACATTCGAAAGATTCAAAGCAGCAAATACAGACAAGAACAGCAACAATATAAACCGCAATCTACCATCAAATCTTCATTCCTAGCCCCGGATTTCGGAGTGATGTCTGGCCTACAATGCATTGTTGAGAAAATTGACGAGAAGTTCAGCGACTTTGATTTTATTCCGAAACCTCTATTGAAAATGGAACCGAAAACTAGAAATTTACTGCCGAGAATAGCGTACCGTCGTGGAGTTTTTGGAGAAGGTGTGCTAATTTCAAAGATCGGAGAGCGTGCCATGGTTAGCGTTGTAGATGGGAGCAACAGCGTGGTACAGGATGTTGTGTCATCAGTGTTTAATAACTCATTCTTCCTCGATATTCACTTTAGTATACATGATCAGgatgtattttatttcattaaggATAATGTCCTTAAACTGCGTGATGACATGGAAGAGTTGCGCCGCCTTGGTGGCATGTTCAATATATCTGCACATGAAGTTAGTGATCATGGGGGAGCAGAAGCCAAGGAACTTAGACTGCATGGTCCAGATGTTGTGGTTATTATTAAGTATGGAGTTGATCCAGAACAGGAAAAACACCGAATTCTTAAGCACGCCCATAAACGGGCCGTCGAACGAGCGTGGGAACTTGAAAAGCAACTCGTTGCTGCAGGTTACCAAGGTCGTGGAGACTGGaccgaagaagaaaaggaagagcTTATTTCACATGGGGACGTGGACGGTTGGATCGGGGTTGATATTCATAGTATCCATAAGTATCCACAATTAGCAGACGATCCAGGCAATATCGCTTTCCAACGCGACGCAAAACGCAAACGCCGAAAAACTGGTTTTCATAAAGTCAGACGATATGCAATAACATGA